A genome region from Arachidicoccus soli includes the following:
- a CDS encoding RNA polymerase sigma factor — protein MPSDDHLHYSSKNAHNILLPEEECTLLEEVAQGSVQAYTRLYNLYLPTVHQYIAKFLNFHIPDIEEIAQDIFLKIWKRRESLIAIRSFEKFLYVVSRNTLTDFYRVKKNLKLKQKDDELIELPNYPTDEKLITDEYFALAKEALNLLPEKRRKVFELRTQYDFSLEEIAQETHLSVSGVHQNLQKATSFVQAYLKKHGLEVTKLLVYILLTIH, from the coding sequence ATGCCATCTGACGACCACCTTCATTATTCTTCAAAAAATGCACACAATATTCTCCTACCAGAAGAGGAATGTACATTATTGGAAGAAGTTGCACAGGGTTCAGTGCAGGCTTATACCAGACTATATAATTTATATTTACCTACAGTTCATCAATACATTGCTAAATTTTTAAACTTCCATATTCCTGATATTGAAGAAATAGCACAGGATATATTTTTAAAGATTTGGAAAAGACGAGAGTCTCTAATTGCTATTCGTTCTTTTGAAAAATTTCTATATGTAGTGTCTCGAAATACCCTCACAGACTTCTACCGAGTGAAAAAGAACCTTAAGCTAAAGCAAAAAGATGATGAATTGATTGAGTTGCCTAATTATCCTACGGATGAGAAATTAATTACAGATGAATATTTTGCGCTAGCAAAAGAGGCCCTGAATCTTTTACCTGAAAAAAGAAGAAAAGTTTTTGAATTAAGAACACAATATGATTTTTCTTTAGAAGAAATTGCACAGGAGACCCACCTCTCTGTTTCGGGAGTCCATCAAAACTTACAAAAGGCAACTTCATTTGTTCAGGCCTATCTAAAAAAACACGGTTTAGAGGTTACAAAACTGCTTGTTTACATTTTATTAACCATTCATTAA